One Thermosphaera aggregans DNA segment encodes these proteins:
- a CDS encoding 4Fe-4S dicluster domain-containing protein: MSLDNPSTSPQRYLRIIDIGTCIGCGACEAACDFIHEGKPYIKVYRTSLGLEIPVSCLHCAKAPCIDVCPTGAMTRDKEGAVYVIASKCIGCMACLYACPFGIPQLDKALRISTKCDLCSDQRKKGLEPGCSSLCPTGAIVYSAEPVVFDIAKKKTAESWAKARYESLK, translated from the coding sequence ATGAGTCTGGATAACCCATCCACATCCCCTCAAAGATACCTTAGGATAATAGACATAGGAACGTGCATAGGATGCGGAGCATGCGAAGCAGCATGCGACTTCATCCATGAAGGAAAACCATACATCAAGGTCTACAGGACCTCTCTAGGCCTTGAAATACCGGTTTCATGCCTCCACTGCGCTAAAGCCCCATGCATAGACGTGTGTCCAACGGGAGCCATGACAAGGGATAAGGAAGGGGCTGTATACGTTATAGCGAGCAAGTGCATAGGCTGCATGGCATGCCTGTACGCATGCCCGTTCGGCATACCGCAGCTTGACAAGGCGCTGAGAATATCCACGAAGTGCGACCTGTGCTCGGATCAAAGGAAGAAAGGGCTTGAGCCAGGCTGCAGCTCCCTGTGCCCGACGGGGGCGATAGTGTACTCCGCTGAACCTGTAGTGTTCGACATAGCTAAGAAGAAGACTGCTGAATCCTGGGCTAAGGCAAGGTATGAATCCCTTAAGTAG
- a CDS encoding HAD family hydrolase, with product MKKLLLFDLDGTLVDSEDFIVWSFLEAGRRLGVEINPGRVRRMIGYPLDSVLNEVLDSASVDLEEFKRVRKGIVEENWRSMVRVFPDVPEVLEYLKRRGYILGVASSSVTSRIKAFLEYFGLKEFFQVVSGVEEGVRGKPEPDVILRAVSTAGVSVSEAVYVGDRDVDCIASRRAGVDFILVERTPEPSDSGCEPVLTVKSLRELTRFF from the coding sequence TTGAAGAAGCTGCTCCTTTTCGACCTGGACGGGACCCTGGTGGATAGTGAGGACTTCATAGTCTGGTCTTTCCTCGAAGCTGGGAGAAGGCTTGGCGTGGAGATTAATCCTGGGAGAGTTAGAAGGATGATAGGTTATCCGCTGGACAGTGTTCTCAATGAAGTGCTCGACTCAGCGAGTGTTGACCTTGAAGAGTTTAAGCGTGTTAGGAAGGGTATTGTAGAGGAGAATTGGAGGAGCATGGTGAGGGTGTTCCCGGATGTTCCAGAGGTTCTCGAATACTTGAAGAGGAGAGGTTACATCCTCGGGGTAGCCTCCTCGAGCGTGACATCCAGGATTAAAGCTTTCCTAGAGTACTTCGGGCTTAAAGAGTTTTTCCAGGTAGTATCCGGTGTTGAGGAAGGAGTTAGGGGTAAGCCTGAGCCAGACGTTATCTTGAGAGCGGTTTCCACGGCAGGGGTTTCCGTCAGCGAAGCAGTCTACGTGGGTGACAGGGATGTCGACTGCATAGCCTCCCGCAGGGCAGGGGTTGACTTCATACTGGTTGAGAGAACCCCGGAGCCCTCAGATTCTGGGTGCGAGCCTGTTTTAACAGTTAAATCGCTGAGAGAGCTCACCCGCTTCTTCTAA
- a CDS encoding phosphoglycolate phosphatase: MSRVKIVFIDVDGTITEGRDTYLLDLELVSVLRMLAGQGVYVSIVSSNALPVVIGLARYLGFNGPVTGESGSLVYYDKWGLVELAGSPTRHVYVDVLERFKDYVDDTWQNRFRIYEYALKVRKGFDGWMVYRMVADYVESNYRDVRVGYSGYAIHLMPRGVDKGVAVKYVLDRMGINPDEAAGVGDSVMDVEIMKHVGLRVAVGNADEELKKVCNIVLDKPSSKGVLDFARMIIQGAV, translated from the coding sequence ATGAGCAGGGTCAAAATAGTTTTCATAGATGTTGACGGGACTATTACGGAGGGGAGGGATACCTACCTGCTGGACCTTGAGCTTGTGAGTGTTTTAAGGATGCTTGCCGGCCAAGGGGTTTACGTTAGCATAGTGTCAAGCAACGCGTTGCCCGTGGTTATAGGGCTTGCGAGATACCTCGGGTTCAACGGCCCTGTCACAGGGGAGTCTGGCTCACTGGTTTACTATGATAAATGGGGCCTTGTCGAGCTGGCCGGATCCCCCACGAGGCACGTATACGTTGACGTTCTGGAGAGGTTTAAGGACTATGTTGACGACACGTGGCAGAACCGTTTCAGAATATACGAGTATGCTTTAAAAGTTAGGAAGGGGTTCGACGGCTGGATGGTTTACAGGATGGTTGCTGATTACGTTGAATCCAACTACAGGGATGTCCGCGTCGGCTACAGCGGTTACGCGATACATCTAATGCCCAGGGGCGTTGACAAGGGTGTTGCGGTGAAGTATGTTCTGGATCGAATGGGCATCAACCCTGATGAAGCAGCAGGGGTTGGCGACAGCGTGATGGATGTTGAAATCATGAAGCATGTTGGCCTCAGGGTTGCCGTGGGGAATGCTGATGAAGAGTTGAAGAAGGTTTGCAACATCGTGCTGGATAAGCCGAGCTCTAAGGGTGTTTTAGACTTCGCCAGGATGATTATTCAGGGTGCTGTCTAG
- a CDS encoding FAD-dependent oxidoreductase, translating into MGDYLKFAFMCKEKPPSNNLKVAIIGAGPAGLAAAGYLSCQGFEITVYDKQPLPGGLMLFAIPPWRIPRHRVLLGVRELEEKFGVNFSTRTKVFTGEEKHHEEGDMFVEKKISLEEVVNNYDLVLITTGTWVSKIPRLPGSNAKGVISALEYVYGFRLFELKLINRKPEPGKRVVVIGGGYSAVDAAEQALREGAESYLLYRRTINEAPAGIFEIERIQRMGVEFQELVAPVEILAENGWVKGIKMQKMRLGPPDETGRPQPVPIEGSEFIIEADTVVFATGETATPPVSPSEEVLNKLGIKLTRNNTIVVNERYQTGNPKVFAAGDVVNGPSKIGPATRSGLYAARFMNSWIQAKLVKQPLAR; encoded by the coding sequence TTGGGTGATTACCTCAAGTTCGCATTTATGTGCAAGGAGAAGCCGCCGTCGAACAATTTGAAAGTAGCAATCATAGGAGCCGGCCCCGCCGGCTTAGCGGCGGCAGGGTACTTGTCATGCCAAGGCTTCGAGATAACAGTATACGATAAGCAACCATTACCCGGAGGGTTAATGCTGTTCGCAATCCCCCCGTGGAGAATACCCAGGCACAGGGTACTGCTCGGCGTGAGAGAGCTTGAGGAAAAGTTCGGAGTAAACTTCTCTACTAGAACCAAGGTTTTCACAGGCGAGGAGAAACACCACGAGGAAGGCGACATGTTCGTTGAAAAGAAGATAAGCCTTGAGGAGGTTGTGAACAACTACGACCTGGTGCTCATAACAACGGGGACATGGGTTTCCAAAATACCGCGCCTCCCAGGGTCCAACGCTAAAGGTGTTATCTCAGCACTGGAGTACGTCTACGGCTTCAGGCTTTTCGAGCTGAAGCTAATCAATAGGAAGCCCGAGCCAGGCAAGAGGGTGGTGGTGATCGGGGGAGGGTACAGTGCTGTGGATGCTGCGGAGCAGGCGCTTAGAGAAGGCGCGGAGTCATACCTATTGTACAGGAGAACCATTAACGAGGCGCCGGCAGGGATTTTCGAGATTGAAAGGATTCAGCGGATGGGCGTGGAGTTCCAGGAGCTTGTAGCGCCGGTGGAGATACTGGCTGAGAACGGGTGGGTGAAAGGCATTAAGATGCAGAAGATGAGGCTCGGCCCGCCGGATGAGACTGGGAGACCCCAGCCAGTGCCGATTGAGGGATCAGAGTTTATAATAGAGGCTGACACAGTGGTTTTCGCAACAGGGGAGACTGCAACCCCTCCAGTAAGCCCTAGCGAGGAAGTCTTGAACAAGCTCGGGATAAAGCTGACCAGGAACAACACGATAGTTGTTAACGAGAGGTATCAGACAGGCAACCCGAAAGTCTTCGCAGCAGGCGACGTGGTCAACGGTCCAAGCAAGATAGGCCCCGCAACGAGAAGCGGCCTCTACGCGGCAAGGTTCATGAACAGCTGGATCCAGGCGAAACTGGTTAAACAACCACTCGCGAGGTGA